The Dermacentor variabilis isolate Ectoservices unplaced genomic scaffold, ASM5094787v1 scaffold_12, whole genome shotgun sequence sequence CATAAAATTTCTTGTAAAAAAGTACCGGGGTGAAATTGGGCACTAGTGTCTACCGCATCTGCAAGCATGGCAGTTCAACCAGTATGGAAATTATGTGTAGTACACAGATTTGCCTGACCCCCGTCCTTCTGGTCTATAATGGCTTTGCGAGTTTGCAAATTTACAATTTTTAACGAAATATTGTGTTATCAATGCAACAAATCACGATTGTGCGTGTGCACAAAGACAACACACCAACTGCATTTCTTGTAGCGATTTTTGCAGGAAACTTGTGACCACAACCACCAAGTCCAGTTGGTGGATTTCATCATGAAATTTACATTTCAGTCACATTTATCTATAAATCGGGTGATACATATGAATATTTTCACAATGAAGTAGAAGTAACAACTGCAACAGACATGTATGAGCGTATGCACTGGATGcaatcaatttttattgtaataataataataataataataataataataataataataataataataataataatggcatCGCATTTCTTACTTCTAGTTTACTGAGGCTTGAAGAAAGAAGCCCTCCCGGTCCAGTTTCGTGCGACCACACAAGATTTCCATGAGCCTGGGGATCCAGAGCCGATATTTTGCCATCGAGTGTGCTCACAATAAATAACTCGCTGTAAGAAAGCACATATATTGGCCTTAGTTCTTGCACTGATAAATCAGCGTTCTCTCTCTtaataaaaacaataaagaacCCTAAAGTCTAGAGCTGTGGGTTTACAAAAATGCTACAAATTTAATGCCAGCTGTGAGTGAGTCAACACACCAAGAAGCAACGTTCGATTGACATTCTGACGATGACAAAACACGCATTGTCGTACTGCCATGGACTTAACCTTAACATACGCACAGGAGTATctaagcgctttctttcttttcctttttttttttttttttttttttttttttttttgaactgacCAGCCAACAAGAGTTGCAAGACACCGGCACGAAAAATACCTGTGTCGTGACTGAACAGGAAAAATGTGCGTGGGATGATGCATCGACAGAATAATTAACAGTGAGATTAATGATACCGCAACAGTGATCAATGTGCTCCGTAAACTATGGGTGGAACTAACTTCTGGAGAAACGTTCAGCCACTAACCGCGTTATGAGTCATGCTCTCACCTGAACGTCTTTCTCGCGTCGCTTGGTTTCGGAGCCTGGGAGCAATCTGGAAGTTCTTTCATAGACGAGTCGctcgtgcttcgaacgatgccagCACACAGAATAATCGCAAATGCGTAAAATAAATGCATCATATACTACTCTACGAGCATGACAGCTCAAGAGCGTACGATCCTGAGCATCACGTGAGGACCACAGAACGGCAGGAACAGCGGCAGACCATGCAGCAGCAGACGTTGAGTTTGTTTTCATCCAAGCCACAACGTGTAAAGCAATGACGTGTTCTCACTTGGCTGTACGAAGCCAGACACAGTTTCGCATGCAACATCGAGCACTTGTAGAAGCAAAAATGAAACGTAATGTCAACTTTAAAAATTAAAGTATCAAAATAGTTTCTTTTCTAATTACTTGCTTGCTTTTGTGAGCTTGTTGTGACAGTTATAGATGGTATCTACGTCTCATCTCTTTCAGACACAGGGTTGtgcgtttttttctttatatcaaagaaaaaaaaattagcggTTACCACTGCTCTGTactgctcaaattttgcagaaaaatCGTTTTTTAGGGTATACATTGTTTAATGCAAAGTTTGAAGCTCATATTAgcctatttttatttcttttttttttcagaaaaaaaaaagttcctttcGTCCGATTTACTCAGATGCACGCTGTAAGAATATTATGAAAGGTGTATGAACGACAGCGCCTTGCCGTCAtctttcaaaacattttttttcattctctgaCGGAGGCAAGAAAAGGAAAAGTTATGTCATTTGGCACGTGCACCCATTATTTACCTTTCTCACCGCGCCTCTAATCTCGTTATTCAAACGCAAGACATtcgaaaattttgttttctttttatatttgtgaatttattcattcgCCACCAATACAAGCAGTTTGTGCCTGTCGAAATAGCAGCGCGAGCCCGCGAGCAGATCGCGAAAACAGAGACAGCGAACAGGTTGGAGAAAGGACATCCGCtatggtgtactggaatagggtagtgccacagaacacctatacaaacttgcATCGTGCGGGGGCGAAAACGTGGCTCTTTTTGCGATGACGGCCGGGAGTGCtggagccatagagtttctcactacattaccacattacctagagggaatctggcgctgctgcgctgtggcatGCATGGGAATGCCCATAGAGTtggaatgccggtatgttgtgacttcggattggcatcgttgtcggagagacagcaaaccttgaagacgcgcttggcaagtaccgttccgtctgtccatagagtttctcactataatgtagtgagaaactctatgcgtctGTCACAATGTATCATTTTctacaaaaacagcacgtgaaaagctgttttagctttattattacgcaaaaacatgttctgtttaactataagaacttgttattgcgtgtacgactacatgttacgtaaaaagtgtcagcgggccgctaaggttggaggacagacgacaagcttcgcgctcgctttgaaacagttagtcctctgttcttgcttttcttcgcttggtcatgcattgtaggtgagtaaagatgtaatatgcgtgaatggaaacattttatgaagattttactttgagaacgcgttatttgcgtagccatatccacgttttagacgaagcctcttacaacaccagccaacacgagcctcgcagacacatataccgtcattcccatgacggcacggtgcccccttaagaaactcccatagacggtggcgccagattaccctctaggtgttatagtgagaaactctatggtcctggtaatgactgttcaatcaattttccttgcttgagaaatgataggttgaagccgagtccgcattgctgtattttggcctctagaccttgtaggtacagcataaacatcagaggtgacaatgggcacccctgcctaagcccccgccgaatcatcacaggctccgaaacctgcttttcccattgtataatcacccgattacctttatagatatcttttaagaaattggttactccatcttgcactcctaaagtttccagaatgccccacaagccctcttgaagtacactgtcataggctcccttgatgtccaaaaaagccagccataggggtctgtgttccttttcagctatttcaatgcactgtgttagcgagaacagattgtcttctagcctcctatgcttccggaacccattttgtagctctccaagtaccccctcgttctctacccatgcctgcagtctgtcctttataatctgcataaccaccctgtaaaccactgacgtcactgttataggccggtagttatttatgtcagctttgtccccctttcccttatatatcattctcatcctacttagcctccattcgtcaggtactttaccatccactagcattttgctcaccacctccctcaatgctttcttagatttcgggcccaatttctttattaacataattggaataccatcggggcctgccgatgtgctacttggtaccctcttctccgccctttcccactctttttgtccaagcgaaagcagtgggttgaccgggctatccctctccgacgtactgcatgtaccatttgtctgttttgtaaatttttccctcatcatggttgcTATATGCTCCAtcgccgcctctccttctaaccgagtaccttgagctgttactatatacctctgctctaggcttgtcctattacccaaggagttcagatgttgccagaattttctagctgcctgtttatcttttttattgcttatttttgacagccattgggacccttttgtcttgattttctcgttgatcaaataagatgcttcccttttgcattttatgtagtttacccatttcctctctacttctgcttcaggttctcccttacttttggaatacctgtgttccctggaggcttcctgacgtttctttatggccttcttaacctcttcatcccaccagctcttgagttttcgtatcccttgccttgttttcctgactcgcgccttacctagctcacgctcaaatagtctcattaactttgggtaagtccaatcagtttcagtactctctgatatttcctcttcaatttgtttggccgctatttccacttcgtcttctgagtaaaaaatcacatctggcgtttcctcgcgcgtcgttcgcatagagtttctcactataacacctagagggtaatctggcgccaccgtctatgggagtttctcaagggggcaccgtgccgtcgtgggaatgacggtatatgtgtctgcgaggctcgtgttggctggtgttgtaagaggcttcgtctaaaacgtggatatggctacgcaaataacgcgttctcaaagtaaaatcttcataaaatgtttccattcacgcatattacatctttactcacccatgatgcatgaccaagcgaagaaaagcaagaacagacgaccaactgtttcaaagcgagcgcgaaccttgtcgtctgtccttcaactttagcggcccgctgatactttttacgtaacatgtagtcgtacacacaataacaagttctcatagttaagcaaaacatgttttcgcgtaataataaagctaaaacagcttttcacgtgctgttttagtagaaagtgaatcattgtgacagacggaacggtatttgccaagcgcgtcttcaaggtgtcctgtctctacgagaacgatgtcaatccgaatccacaatataccggcattcccatgcataccacagcgcagcagcgccagatttccctctaggtaatgtagtgagataCTCTAtggtcgttcgtgctttagtttccctcttagtACGCCGGTCTACACCGCCATCTGTCGCTGCAGCCTGGAGTCATTGCTGACAATAATGGTGCAACACAGGGCCTCCGAAAATTGGCAGTTATGGTTGTCGCGGAGGTCATGCATGTACGTCTGGAGCTCGCCGATTGCTTACTGTGGTTTTTCCTTCCGCGTCCGCACATCCTTTATGCGCACGGCGAGCGCTGGGTTTGCAAATGTactttgtgtgagtgtgtgtgtgtgcgcgcgcgcattgAGGTTCCTGCATAACAATCACAACTCCGAGCTGCTTTAGATTGGGCACATTGAGAGCATTGGCCGTATTCTTGCCCTTCGGCGCCCTTTTACAGAGAGAAATATCTAAACGTTAGCGGCTGCATTCGTCACAGagcagtattattttttttttctttagtggaaCCTCGCGACCGCTTTTCTGGCTGATACAAAATGAAAAGAATCCCGTGCAACCGACCAGGCAAAGTAAAAGTGCTCTTTCCGCACTTTTCATCCTCGTGTCACTTGAAATGCTAAAAGCGTATGCGTGCTTACCGAACGGAACGAGCAGACGAGTGTTTGTCTTCTGCGACCGAAACGCTGAGCCATTGGCTGAGCAGACGATCAGGAACATTGCATGATCTGTGGTCGGAAACGTGCAAGCATAGACGACGTTATTGATGTATCTTAAcagtttgtattatttatttttttgcagatTATAAGAATTTCAGTTGTGTTTTGAGAGCGTTTATAAATGCAAGTTTTGCATAACATGTTTAAATTTCGCGCGCtaggcacgccggtcgatcgcagcgccgaTCTGGTGGCGTCATCGCAGAAGCGTCCCCAGTTCTCGCATTGTTTTTCCGTACGGACGTTTTCACTGCCCCATTCCATACACGTCCGCGCAGGTCGTTcagtcaggccccgcacactctcaagttcaacaaatggccacagagggcgaaaaatcaatcgaggcgcgtttcagcgtaagcgcgcaagtggagctactgtaatttggtcgaatactttaattggtgctttctctgctaggggcgctgaacatgctaatttttttaatttacacaaaccattgacatgaacaatcgaggtgtctaaggatgtttttttacctcaggcaaataggcagttgatttttttttaaatttgattgttgaagctgctttttagtcatagcgtcaaggtttttgtacttgattaaccaccgacagccgacagcctattggtatcgatgtgtttcctggccgttggcgttcgaatactacggcggtaaaacattttcgaaagcatgctggtttcgtctgcgagtcattacacagacttgctgtaaagaggtctactcttggcaaaaaatagtgcctcattttgtttaggcgttgattatcataatgaatgcggcggaggttgacggaatacgcttgaaggtacgtttttatgccgttgatctccataacaccgtaagtacgcaaagcgatgtcacagaacacccgatgcatcattgtgtgttctccgtcatcgcttgtttgctgtacgcctactaattcttcacttcttcttcaagtgttgcatcctccttttgtccttgttctcttgtgcttcacttacagtatgtcgttccgtcagctgtaatgcgcatttgcaaaaccaatacgtttgataagacgcagtggttatcataatttcactacacatgtattaagctggcacatgcggttcagatacagatacctgtatgcggacttgcacgacgttgatgcggagattaggataattatgacacccgtaaggaagaggcagctgacggccgtaagctgttgcgttcttttcgccaaattacccggcctggtagggctctaaagatgctgtataaaagtgacacgcggtgacagagaagttatgtttagcagccgactgtacgttttgtagcttaggtcttctttcttgtgcgtctgtgctacccttattgatgagccatttcttgactatgttcttgactatgtaaccgcgtttgtgtggacccgtagacgtgtgctttttgttgtacttgtaaaatgcaaataaaatattttcaagcttactcaatctttggtgtgtgcgtttattccagtcgaggccatcgtgccacctggaaaccgcactctgtcagtagccctacacgaaatgcaacagctggagcgcggcggcacaactcggggtaacggcggcgtaataaacgaaaaaccgctcgggatgcccttaaaagtcagttcagagtgtgccttaactcgatatgactcagcgctacatatattctgctgcgccttgatcgtgctcccgccagtttggttgctgtgtggcaaacgtagcgcctacatacatatgtaggcgctacgtttgccacacagcaacctaactggcgggagcacgatcgatgcgcatcagccacaacccagtaggtaaagcgaccatactgtgcaaaaccccgtttccggatggatggatggatgttatgagcgtcccctttggaacggggcggtggcttgcgccaccaaactcttgctactatgctgcctaatatcctaccttggttaatcaatgagaaacaaaaaaaaaagacactatgaactaccacgtccaaattttctgataccctattgcgaactgtgcttttgtacgtctccgtcttttgtcgtttccctacttttcttccaccaatcctccaatcgcctcttactgatgtctattgcggacctgtttgctttaccactgctcccgctgaacccaagggcttcaaggaggccagtggtgcctaaatcgaccgctggatagacgtcttcacattctaataaaatatgctccgtcgtttccctagctttaccgcagcaagcacatgcttcttcttccttcttatatctcgctttataggtgcgtgttctaaggcatcccgatctcgcttcgaaaagtaatgagcttccctttgagttatcataaatggtttctttcctaatttcgttttttccccttaagtagttactcatggcaggtttcttttccattgccgccacccatgagattaattcagcctctctgactttccgcttgaccttctttgttgctgtgttgcccaccccacaggccgcatacttgctggtaagcttcctagttcttttcctccactgtgaatcaatgttgtgcctgtacagatacctgaacactctcccagcccatttactttcctccatattcctcagccgttcttcatactcaattttactgcgagcttccctcacttcaaaactagtccagcccatatccccttgcacagcttcatttgtagtcttcccgtgagcgcccaatgcgaggcgacccactgacctttggttcccgtcgagtcctgattgtacccctgatttaaagcaaacaaccgcatttccaaaagtaagtcctggaaccattacccctttccacatacctcggaggacctcgtacctattgtatccccatagcgctctgtgcttcattatggctgcatttctcttccccttgactgttatggttttttcctgtgtttccatatatccgttgccttcgtttatccatataccaaggtatttatattctgttacccgaggtatttcttggccctgtatctccactgtctgttcactgttatcattgaatacaataacacctgattttctaacactaaatttcaaacctaaattgttggcttcctgtccacagatattagccagacgttgcaaatcactttgcttgtttgcgagctgttgtacagcgccacccgtggtcacatactttagttcacgacgccaccgctacgcttttttccgtagcactgtggaaggtacagtttcccttctctaagtttgtataggtgttctgtggttcaGTAGTCGTGGTTCTGCTGGCTCTATGGCATGCGCGCCAACGACGTTTACGATGTCGTGGGCATGTCGTGGGTGTGCATTTCTGTAGTGCACGTGCAGGGGTGCAAGTTTGTTGTCTGTTATGTCAACTTGATTTGAATGGTTCGACTATCGTCGGTAACACTTCACAATGGTGACACTTCCTAATATCTCGTTTCTTGCGAGACATGTCGGTTGCTACGCTGCAACTATGCTGCATCTCTGTTCTGTTCGTCAGTTTTTTTCTCTAGCGCTTCGATCAAAGTTGTGCGTGCACCGAAAACATAGCTCACTAATTACGCTACGAACTTCATTCACCGAAATCGATTACGTGGAGTTCGAAAACTTTGTGCAGTGTAGCAGCTATGTAGAGCAGCAGCCCAAGTTCGCCCTGCTCAACTTGCCTCGTGTGGGTCATGATGTTCTCGTAGTGCAGCCTAGAATCAAGAAAGGACGCCGGTTGAGAACGGATACTACTACCGCTTTGCAACTCGCTGAAGCAGTCACCCTGTTGGAAACGTTACCAGGTTGGAAAGCCGCAGGCAGGCTGACGCTGAAGACAGACAACGACATGAGGAAGCTATTATTCAAGTCTGGAAACCTAGAAATAATTCAGGACAGCGTCAAGGAGAAGTCTGCCACTGCTATTTTCATCAATGTCGACATCCTCACAGGTGTCCAGCATGTAGCACTTCAAGAGTTTTTTCGCCTGCCCATTTACGACAGGTACACAGTTGTGCTGAACATTTTTCGCAACCATGCTCGCACGAAAGAAGCCAAGCTGCAGATAGCTCTTGCCGAGATTCCGTACTACCGTGCCCGCATCTGGCATCTGCACAAGGGCACAGGCCGCAATATGTCTGGCACGGGCCAAACCTACTACGAGCGCCAGCAACAGCTGCTTCGGAGCCGCGAAGCGGCACTCCGCAGGCAGCTGGGCGAACTAACGGGAGAGCGTAGCCTATTGCGCAAGAAGCGACGCCAGCTCGAGTTCCCCACTGTGGCCGTTGTCGGATACACAAACGCCGGAAAGACTGCTCTCATAAAACAGCTGACGAACGACGACCGTCTACAGCCCCGCGACCAGTTCTTCGCCACGATCGACGTCACCGCGCATGCGGGCCGGCTCAACATGTTGAAGCGTGTCCTCTACATGGACACTGTGGGTTTTATCTCGGACATACCTACAACGCTAGTGGCGTCTTTCGCATCGACACTCGAGGACGTAGTCCTCGCAGACGTCATCGTTCATGTGGTAGACCTAAGCCATCCCGACCGCGATGCTCAGCGCAATAACGTTCTCCAAACATTGGAGAACATAGGCGTGCCGCCTAAGCTTCTTGACAGCATTATCGAAGTAGGCAACAAGATTGACCTATTGCCATCATCGCTGACCGAGAGCAGAAGGGAGTACATGCCGATTTCGTGCGTTGATGGCACAGGGCTTGCCGAACTGCGCATCCTCATCGAACAGAGGCTCATCAAAAACACAGGCCGGTCAGTGGAAAGGTTTCGTGTTCCCACAGGGGGATCCGAATACATCTGGTTGTACAGGGAGGGCACTTTCATTTCGTGCACCGTGGACGGTTGTGATAGTAACTATTCCATTGTGGATGTTGTACTCACAACTGCTACAAAGGCAAAGTTTAAACACCTGTTTGGAAGTACATGTGGTGTGAAGTAAAATGAGAATGTCTGTTTAACTAGGCCATGATTCATTTGTTTTGCCTTTGTCTTAGCTATGCTCTTGAACGAAATCTTTGTAGATTTCTTGCACGTGAGAAGAGCAGGAGGCTGCACCtaagaatgaaggaaagaaaagcagaaggcagggaggttaaccagaataacgtctggttggctac is a genomic window containing:
- the LOC142566066 gene encoding putative GTP-binding protein 6 translates to MVTLPNISFLARHVGCYAATMLHLCSVRQFFSLALRSKLCVHRKHSSLITLRTSFTEIDYVEFENFVQCSSYVEQQPKFALLNLPRVGHDVLVVQPRIKKGRRLRTDTTTALQLAEAVTLLETLPGWKAAGRLTLKTDNDMRKLLFKSGNLEIIQDSVKEKSATAIFINVDILTGVQHVALQEFFRLPIYDRYTVVLNIFRNHARTKEAKLQIALAEIPYYRARIWHLHKGTGRNMSGTGQTYYERQQQLLRSREAALRRQLGELTGERSLLRKKRRQLEFPTVAVVGYTNAGKTALIKQLTNDDRLQPRDQFFATIDVTAHAGRLNMLKRVLYMDTVGFISDIPTTLVASFASTLEDVVLADVIVHVVDLSHPDRDAQRNNVLQTLENIGVPPKLLDSIIEVGNKIDLLPSSLTESRREYMPISCVDGTGLAELRILIEQRLIKNTGRSVERFRVPTGGSEYIWLYREGTFISCTVDGCDSNYSIVDVVLTTATKAKFKHLFGSTCGVK